In Candidatus Defluviilinea gracilis, the genomic window CCTCGCAAGTCTCGAAGACCTGTGAGGTCTACAACAACGAGGAAATATGACCGAAGAAACCGTCAACGAAATCCAATGGACGATCCACCAGACTAATCCTGAGCTAGTTCAACCTGCCCGCGCGAGCCTCTCCGAGGTGATCGACCCGGAGATCGGGATGCACATCATCCAACTGGGATTGGTGCGCGACATTTCCATCGAAAACGGCGTTGCCCACGTGAAAATGATCCTTACCACCCCGTTCTGCCCGTACGGTCCCGCCATGATCGAAATGACCAAAGCCAAAGCCATGGAAGGACTCAACATGCCTGTCACCATCGAAATGGGCATGGACATGTGGGACTTCTCGATGATGGAAGATCCCTCCGCGTTGGACTGGGGAATGTACGCGTAGTTCGCTCGTCTGGTAGTCAAGTTGTCATTTCTCTACCGTACATGAAAGCTTTTTACCGCAAAGCACGCTAAGGTCGCCAAGTTAAAAAGGTTTTCTTTGCGTTCTTTGCGGGTGTCGCATGGCGCCATGGCGACACTTAGCCGTGCAAATGTATGGTAGAAAGGTTGTTATAAAAAGACGCCGTCCGTAAGGGCGGCGTCTTTTCTCTTCACCTTTCATTTCTCAGTGATCGTAATCGTCTCGATCACATCGGCAGGGACGCCGGAACCCGGCTCCGTGCGCGTAATACCGTTGACCACATCCATGCCCTCGATCACTTGCCCAAAAATCGTATGCAAACCGTTCAGCCATTCGGCTGGTCCGAATGTGATAAAAAACTGACTACCGTTCGTGTTCGGACCCGAATTCGCCATGGCGAGCAGTCCGGCCTTGTCAAACACAAGATCGTCGCGGATCTCATCCTCGAAAGAATAGCCGGGATCGCCTGTCCCATCCCCGAACGGGTCGCCGCCCTGCGCCATGAAGCCGTCGATCACGCGATGGAACGTCAAGCCGTTATAAAAACCTTCACGGGCGAGGAATACAAAATTATTCACGGTCACTGGCGCTTTGTCTGCAAAGAGCTCAGCCACAAACTCGCCGCCATTTTGCATCTTGAACGCGGCAAAATACTTTGCGGATGGGTCAATGGTCATTTCGGGAGGCGACGCATATTGCATGATCTGAACCCGCTCCGCCTGTTGCGTCGGACGGTTTCGCACAAAAACAAAAACCAACCCCACAACCACCAGAAAAACGATCGCAAGACCGACCCGTTGAACGGTCTGCTCCGATTGTTTTGCCTGCAACGCTCTTTCGCGCTCGTCGATCTTCTTCTTGTTTGCCATATCTGCTTTTCTCCTAATTCCTGTCGGGATATTTGAAGTGGCGAAACAAGTGTGCAAAAACCATCTTTGCCACAGAGAACACCGAGACCGCAGTGAAAAACTCAAATTCTCTGTGGACTCTGTGACTGTACACACCCAAATAACCACTCCCGGGATATTTCCGACGATTCTAGCATACTCATTACCGAATATAATGGGAACCATGCAACCATACGCCTTCAAAAAACATATCACCATACCTCAAGATCACGGCTCGTGGGTCTTCATCCTCAGCCCATTACTGATCGGCATCTTTGCCGGGAACACCTTCAACTACGGCTCCTTCAACCTGATCGTCGCGGCAATGGCGGCGTTCATGCTCCGCCAGCCCACAACCGTGCTGGTTAAAATTCTCGCGGCTCGCCGCCCGGATAGCGAACTACCCGTTGCGCGGTTCTGGCTCGCCCTCTATTCAGCCATCGCCCTGGTATCGGTCATCGCCCTCGTCCTTGAAGGTTTCTACTTCATCCTGTATCTGGCGGTTCCGGGCGCGTTCGTCTTTGGCTGGCATTTATGGCTGGTGCGCAATCGCGATGAAAGAAAACAGGTCGGCGTCGAGATTATCGCCACAGGCGTGCTATCGCTAACCGCGCCCGCCGCCTATTGGATCGGTGTCGGACGATACGACCCCGCAGGCTGGTGGTTATGGATCCTTGTGTGGTTTCAATCCGCGGCAAGCATTATCCACGCCTACATGCGACTCGACCAACGCGTCTTGAAAGCGATGCCCACTCGCAACGAATCGTGGAAGATGGGATTCCGCGCCGCGCTCTACACCACCTTCAACCTCGCTTCCACCCTGACGTTAGGCTTGCTCGGCTTTCTCCCCAGCCTTCTCTTCCTCCCCTACCTCTTACAATGGAGCGAGACCATCTGGGGAATCTTTTTCCCCGCCGTGGGATGGAAACCCACCCGCATCGGCGTTCGCCAGTTGATCGTTTCCATTTTGTGGACAGTATTGTTTATTCTTGTGTGGAGGTGATGTGACCCGCGCTTTCATACCCGGAACGCGGTTTTTTCCGCGCGATTTGCCGAATACGCCGAACTCGTCAGGAAGATGCTCATGCGTCAACGGAGATGAACTTAGATGAGCCAATCAAACCTGGAATTGCTCGCTGAAATTCAAGGTCGCTGGCAGGCGGATATCATTAAAGGATACCTTGCCCTGCATGGGATCGATGCCCACCTCGCGCAGGAGGCGATCGGTCAACTGATTCCCACAAACTTGGACATCTTTGGACGCGTGGAAATTTTTGTGGCAAACGAAGATCTGGACACTGCCCGAACTTTAATGGAAACTTATTTTGATAACATGGAGGCGAAATGAATTTCGATTTGACCGAGGAACAGACGCTCTGGCGCAAGACCGTTCATGAGTTTGTGGCGAAGGAAGTGCAACCCAAAGCCCAGGAAGTGGACGCGACCAGTGAATTCAACTGGGAGGCAACGCGCAAGATGGGTCCGCTGGGGTTGCTGGGGTTGAACATTCCCGAAGCGTACGGCGGCGCGGGCGTGGATTCGATCAGCGCGGCGATCGCACTGGAGGAATTGGGTTGGGGGTGTGGATCAACCGCACTGGCGATTGCGGCGCATAACGGTCTCGGCACAACTCCGATCGTGCTGTTCGGAAGCGAATTGATGAAATCAAAATGGCTGGCTCTCGTATCCAGCGGAAAAAATAAGCTCGCCGCGTTGTCGCTCACCGAACCGGGCGCGGGCTCCGATCTACAGGGAGGCGTGATCACGAAAGCCGTCAAAGATGGGAACGAGTGGGTGATCAACGGCGCGAAGATGTGGTGCACGAACGCGTCCATCGCTGAGTACATCGTCACGCTCGTCCGCACGGATGCGAAAGGCGGCTCGCGTTCGTTGAGTCAAATTTTGGTGCCGACGAGTTCGCCGGGGTTGAAGATCGGTCGCGCCGAGAAAAAGATGGGACTGCGCGGCTCCCCCACCCATGCCGTGACGTATGAAGATGTGCGCGTGCCGCTCGATCATTTGGTGGGCGAAGAAGGCAAGGGATTGCAACAAACGTTGTCGATACTCGATGGCGGGCGCGTGGGCATTGCGGCAATTTCAATTGGGCTGGCGCAAGCCGCGTTCGAGTATGCGGTCAGTTACGCCCGCGAACGCAAAGCCTTTGGCAAGCCCATCGCCGAGCAACAAGCCATCCAATGGATGCTGGCAGATGCGGCGACCGAGATCGAACTCGCCCGCACAATGTTGTACAAAGCCGCATGGCTCAAAGAGCAGGGACGCAACTTCAACAAGGAAGCCGCCATGGCAAAGATGTTTGCCACTGAAATGGCGGAACGCGTCTGCCGTAATGCGATCCAAATTCACGGCGGCTACGGCTACTCGAGCGAATATCCCGTTGAAAGAATTTATCGAGACGCGAGGTTGATGACGATCGGCGAGGGGACGAGCGAGATTCAACGGTTAGTGATCGCGCGGCATGTGTTGGCGAGCGAATAGACAGAGAGACGGTCACAAGCGACCGTCTCTCTGTCTATATGGGCATGGTTGATATAAGGCGAATACTGTCGCGTCAAGAACTTCCCAGTAGCGCCTATGCGCCGTTCCTCGCCGCAATGGGACCCAGATACGACTCCAGCAACGCGTCCATCTGCTCCAGCGACTCGCACACGAACAGCATCGGGTTGAAGGCGTAGACCGTCTTCGGGATGCGGGCGATGGTCTCGATGTCGAACGGCGCGATGATGACCTCGCCGCCGAAGATACCCTCCTGCTCGATGCCCAAACTCTGATACAGCGACAACACCACGTTCCAGCCTGCGTCGGCGGAGGACATCTGTCCCTTTTGGTGGAGCGCGTTCACCCCGTCTATGATGCGGAACAATTTATTCTTGTTCGCCATAAACTGGTGATGCACCTGCTTGTACACATCGTGAGTAAAGTCAATCACGTTATCGCGCCCGAGGCGGTAGAACTCCATGATGGTGCGCGTCAACTCTTTGCGACCTGAGATGATCCCCGCGCCGAAGACCTTGAAGCGGTTATCCTGCACGACGAGTCCGAACTCCGTGCTGTACCACGCCAGACGTTTGATCACCTCGCGCTCTTCTTGAGTCGCTTTCATGTAGGCAGGCGCAAATTTATCTTCGATGCGCGCATAAAACTCCTGCGTCAAGAACGGCAGATGCCCAAAGATGTCATGGAACATATCTGGCTCAGGCGTAAATTCCATTTGGTCGCGCGTGCGCAAATAATCGGTGATGAGGAACACGCGGTTGGCAAATTTTTTATACCAATCGTCCGCCATCGTGTAACGCACCACCGTCCGCTCGATGCGCCAGCCCGAACGCGGCGTGATGTTCCCATTCAAATGCGCCACCGTCGAAATGCCGCGCGGGTCGAGTTGCAGAAATCCCATCCCCTTCTTCCATTCGTCGCAGATATGCTCAACAAGATACGGCTGATGCACGCCCGCGTATAAGTCCGCCCAAATGGCGTGCTGCTCGGCGGAAAAACTGATCTCCTGATTTTCGCTCGAATATTCTTTGGTTGGGTCAACGTGTTGTTCGGCAATATCCCCCGTGTAAACTGTTGAGGTTTGATTGGTAGCCATTGGTTCACCTTTCTTGATCGATGAAGGAGTCGGCTTGCGACGAAAATATATCACCGCCAAACATGAGCGTCAAGTTTCGCCCGTACCGCAAAGTTCACTTTGCGCGTTCTTGATGCAGTACAACTCCTCAAGATCGTAGTCAATCTGGATTACAATCTCTCTCATGCCCGATCAGCCTCTCAAAAATAAAACCGTCCTCATCACTGGCGCGGCTCGCCGCCTCGGGCGGATGTTCGCACTGGCGTGCGCGCAAGCGGGCGCGGATGTCGTCATCCATCACGCGCACTCGCAAGCGGATGCTGAATCGTTACGCGACGAAATCACGCGACTCGGTGGACGCGCGTGGATTGTTCAAGCGGACTTAAACGATTCAACTCAGACGGGCGACCTGATTCGGCTTGTCAACGAATCCACGCCTCTGCATTTTCTCGTCAACAGCGCCGCGATCTTCGAGTCACTCACGTTCGATTCAACCACGCTGGATGATTGGAACCGTCACCTCGCCCTCAACCTCACCGCGCCTTTCCTCCTCAGCCAAGCCTTCGCCCGTCAAGCAGACGAAGGCGCGCGCATCGTCAACATCCTCGACTGGCGCGCCCTGCGCCCCGCCGCGGACCACTTCCCCTACACCGTGAGCAAGTCCGCGCTCGCGGCGATGACCAAGTCCATGGCGGTTGCCCTCGCGCCGAAGATCACGGTCAATGGACTTGCGCTCGGCGCCATCATCCCTCCCGCCGATGGAAACGCCTCGCCCGACATCACGAAAAATATCCCCATGAAACGCTGGGCAAAAGAAAATGAAGTGGAACAAGCCTTGCTGTTCCTGCTCACCTCCCCCACGTTCATCACAGGCGAGATCATTCATGTGGATGGCGGAAGACATTTGGTATAGTCGTAGTGGCGACTTCAGTCGCCCACGCAGAACGACTAAAGTCGTTACTACATTCAAAGGAAATCCCCATGGACAAAGTCATCATCAAAAACCTGCTCGCCCGCGGCATCATCGGCGTCAACGACTGGGAACGCAGCCGCGCCCAAAATATCTTGATCAACCTCACCCTCTTCACCGACACGCATCGCGCGGCGGAGACCGATCACATCAACGATTGCGCGGATTACAGCAAGATGTCGAAGAAAGTGATGGCGCACGCCGAAAGCGTACAGCGTCTCACCGTGGAAGCGCTCGCCAACGATCTGGCGAAGCTCTGCCTTGAGGATGCGAACGTGCAAAAAGTCATCGTCCGCGTGGAGAAGCCAGGCGCGGTGCGCTTTGCCGAATCGGTGGGCGTGGAGATCGAACGTAGCCGCGATGAATGAACTCCACCTCGCGTATTTGAGTCTGGGGTCGAATATCGAGCCTGAGGTCAACTTGCCGAAGGCGGTGAAATTATTATCAAAACGCGGGGAGGTCGAAAAAATTTCAAGCACGTGGGAGACAGAACCCGTCGGCGGCGAGGGTGGAAATTATTTGAACGCGTGTTTGTCCTACAAAACAACACTCGCGCATGATGAATTGAAGACCACGATTCTTCATCTCATCGAATCAAGCCTTGGACGCAAACGCACGCAAGACAAAAATGCGCCTCGAACCATTGACATTGACATCGTCTTGTTCGACGACGAGATCGTCGGCGGACGCTGGCTCTCGCAATTGTTCGTCGTTGTGCCGCTGGCAGAAATTTATCCCGACTTTCAAAACCCCACCTCTCATGAAAGCATCGCAGAAACAGCGACGCGCCTCCGCCGTGAATTTTGGACGGAGACGCGTCGGGATGTGTTGCTAGGCTGACGAGGGCGAACCAGCCCGCCCTGCGAACGAAGCGCGGCGTCAGAACTGAATCGGTTTTGCTCCGCGGCTGATGTTATCCAAAAATTCCTGCCGCGTCGCCAGGCTCGCGCGGAACGATCCGTGCATCGCGGAAGTCGTCATGCGCGCGTCGTGCTTCTTCACGCCGCGCATCATCGCGCACAAGTGCATCGCTTCGACGACGACCGCCACGCCTTGCGGCTCAAGCGTTTTTTGGATGAAGTCCGCGATCTGGCGCGTCATGCGTTCTTGAATTTGCAAACGACGCGCGTACATATCCACGATGCGCGGAATTTTCGACAAGCCGATCACTTTGCCCTTGGGGATGTACGCGACGTGCGCGCGGCCGATGAACGGCAGCATGTGATGCTCGCATAAACTGTAAAATTCGATGTCGCGCACGATGACCATTTCGTCGTAGGCGATGTTGAACAACGCGCCGTTGATGATTCGCTCAGGCTCGGCCGTGTAGCCGCTCAACAATTCGGTATACATCCGCGCCACGCGGTCGGGCGTGTTTTTCAATCCTTCGCGTTCGGGGTCCTCGCCCACCGCTTCGATCAACTCGCGGATGATGCGGCTAATGGTTTCTATGTTAATCTTGCTTTCGCTTGCTTCGTTCGATTCCTCGTCAGACTCCATGCTCGCTCCTTGAACATTCAGCCCGACAATGTTTGCCGGGCTGATGATTTTTTTCTTTCGTCAGGACTTACGCAGTTGGCGGGCAGTTCGATTTGCCAAGCAAATCGTGCCGCCGCCGCAGTGCAACTACGGCAAAACAGGTTCAACTGCGTACGTCCTATTTCGTTTTACCCGACGATCGGTTCGATCAACCCATACGACCCGTTCCGCCTTCGATACAACACTTGGATCGAATTCTTCTCGGCGTTGAAAAAGATGAAAAAGTTGTTATGCCCCAGCAGGCGCATTTGTTCAACGGCTTCATCTTCATTCATCGGCATGATGATGAACTTCTTGCGCTTCGCGATCAACGGCAGGAGTTCGCCGGTCTCGTCCACCGGCATCTCTTCTTCCTCCACCACCTCCGCCGCCGAACGCCCATCGCCGCGACCGCGATGACGCTTCCCTTTGTACCGTTCGATCTGCCTCTGCATTTTATCCAACGCCGTATCGAACGCGAGATGCAGATCGTCCGCTCGCTCCTCCGTTCGCAGCAGAAATCCTTTTCCGCGCACGGTCATTTGCGCCACTTGCCGGTCGCTCGCCTGCCGCGCGTTCTTCTCGTGCGACAACTCGATGTAAACTTCTTCTATATCTTGAAGGAGCCGCTCAAGTTTGGCGGTCTTCTTTTCAACATACTCGCGGGTGTTATCGGTCAAACGCATGTTTCGAGCCTGAACATCGATCTTGCTTGTCATGACAGACCTCCTGAAATTATTTTATCAATCACGCATATGCGCGATTGTCAAACGCGATTCAGATCGTGATGTGAAAGCGCCCGCGCGATCGTGATGGCGTAAATCTCTGATGCGCCCGCAGACAGCAACGCGTCGGCACAGGCGGAGATGGTGGAACCGGTCGTCGCCACATCGTCCATCAACAGGACGGACTTCCGCTTCACCTCCGACGGGTCAGCCTGATACGCCGCGCGGACGTTTTCTCGCCGTTCAGCCGCCGTCAAGCCAACCTGCGTGCGCGTCTCGCGGACCTTTCTCACTCCATGCGGCGCGTACGAAATCCCAAGTTCATACGCGAGAGGCTTCGCAACGAGCGCAACTTGATTATATCCTCGCTCTTTCAAACGAGCCTTCCCCAACGGAATCGGGATCAACATATCCACATTCCAGTTCAACTGCTGGGCAAATTCCGCCATGTCTACCGCGATCGCATCCGCAAGCCCAATGTTGCGGCGATACTTGATGGTATGCAACGCGTTCTGCACCGGCGAATCAAAAACCGCCCAAGAACGCATCATTCGATACGCGGGCGGGTTTACTTTGCATTTCTCGCATCGTTCAGCCCCTTTCGTTGGTATTCCGCATTTCTCACAGAACGGTTTGCCGATTTTCGGCGCGCGCTTCCTACAATCAGCGCACCAGCGCGAACCGGGTTTTCCGCATCCGCCGCACACGGGCGGGAAGAGCAAATCCAACCCGCTCCAGGTCCATCGGTACAAGCGATACGACCACGGAATGTTTTTCAAAGCAGTAGATCACAAAGTTGCGTAAATATTAAGCGCCGCCGGAGTGAGAATAATGATCATAATGGACGGGAAGATCAACAACGCCATGGGGACGATCATCTTTACTGGCGCCTTATGAGCCGCTTCTTCCGCAATCTGGCGTCGCTTGACGCGCATTTGATCCGATTGAATTCTCAAAACGCGCGCCATGCTCACGCCCAACATTTCGCTTTGAATGATCGCCGCCACAAAACTCGATACTTCGGGGATTCCCAGACGGTCTCCCATCGCTTTCAAGGCTTCGCGGCGGGTCTTGCCCAACTGCACTTCGCGAATGGTCCGCGCAAATGCCAAAGAAAGTTCATTCTCCCATTTCTCGGTCACTTTTGCCATGGCGGCGTCAAAACCCAAGCCAGCCTCTACGCAGATCGTCAACAAATCCAAGGCGTCGGGCATTGCCCTGCGCACTTCAGATTGCCGCTGGGTGATTCGGCGCGTCAAGATGAGATGCGGCAGAAAAAACCCTCCAAAGAGCGCGCCGCCGATATATAAAAAGTTGTTACTTGCTTGTGGCGCGGGATTCAAAGCCACCGTTGTAATCATGAATCCGCCCAACAAAACGGCGAGGATAAATCGAATTGCCAAAAACGTGGGCGCATCCACGGGCCAGGGGTTACCCGCCAATTCAAGATTACGGGCAGTATCTTGAATCATCTTTTGGGGCGTAAAGCGGGCTGAAAATTCGCCCAACCTCCTCACCGCCGGGATGAGCACCCGTTCGCTGAAGTTCTGAGAAAGCTCAATCTCCTCAAGAGACGCCACTTCGCCCCGCTGAATGAATTCCGAAAGCCGCTCCTGCAACGGATCGTCCGCTTCGCCTTGCGCGGCCGCGTTCGCCCGGATGCTGAAGACCACCACGGCAATAATGACCAGGACAACAACACCGCCGAAGATCAATAATCCAGCGCTCACATCACACCTCGATATCCGCGATCTTCATCATGATGAAATAGCCCAGCGCGATCATGCCGACAATGACTGCCACAGCCACAATTCCGCAGAGCGGTTGGGGTATTCCTCCGCGATCGTCAAAAAATCCTGCCAGATAGTCCGGGCTTACGAACCAAAGCGCCACGCTTAGAAACACCGGGATGAGAGACAAAACAGTTCCAGAGGTGCGCACGGAAGCGGTCAACACGCGAATTTCGCCTTTGATCCGCACGCGTTCCCGGATGGTGAAGGAAATCGTATCGAGGATTTCGGATAGGTTACCGCCAACTTCACGCTGAACATTGATCGCCGTGATCACGAAATCAAGGTCGTCGCTGGGAATGCGGCGAAGCATATTGTCAAGCGCCTTCTCCTGCGGGATACCGATCTGTATCTCCTGGACCAATCTCCTGAACTCATCGGAAATCGGCGCGGGAAGTTCCCGACTCACCGCTTCCATGGCTTGCATCGTGGAATACCCCGCCCGTAAGCCGTTTACCATCAGGTTCAGCATATCAGAAAGTTGATCGTTGAACTTGTAAAGCCGCTGAGTTTGTTGTCGTTTGACGTACAACCGCGGCAGGAAGAACCCGATCACACCGCCGATCACAGCGGAGATCCAGATCGGTTGGAGGAGAAAGCCAATCGCGCCCAAGGCCGCTACCGAAATAAAGATCAAAGCGTAATATTCAGATACTTTAAACTTGAGATCGGCGCGCGCCAACTCGCGGGCAACCCGGTCGCCCCAGGAAGATTTCGCAACCCGTCGGTTTAACCATTCACTGACGACAGCGCCTCGCGAGGATTCTTCCACTCGAGGCTTGTCATCTTCAAGGAATTGACCCAGGCGCTCCTCTACCAACGACCGGTCACTGATCACAGTAATGACTGCGCCAACAATGAGGAGGACCAGGAGGAGGATGCCCCCCCCAAGCAATATGACGGGATTCATTGATCACATACCTGCAAAATCGACCTGCTAATATCGTCGCCTTTCGCCAATACCAAAAATCGATGGGGGCAAATTAATACCCGACGCCTCGATCTTATCCATAAACTTGGGACGCAGACCCGTCGGGCGCAATCGTCCAACGATTTGGCCGTTCTCGATCCCGGTTTGTTCGAACACAAAGATATCGGTCATGGTAATCACATCGCCTTCCATGCCGCTGACTTCGGTGATGTTGGTCACTTTTCTTGTTCCATCGCGCATGCGCTCCTGATGGCAAATTACATCCACCGCAGAGGCAATCTGTTCACGGATGGCGCGAGCAGGGAGTTCCATACCAGCCATTAGCGTCATGGTTTCGAGGCGCGAAAGAGTATCTCGCGGACTATTTGAGTGAAGGGTGGTCATCGACCCATCATGACCTGTATTCATCGCCTGAAGCATATCTAATGCCGCCTCATCGCGGATCTCGCCCACCACAATACGGTCGGGGCGCATACGCAACGCATTGATCACCAACTGTCGGATTGTGATTTCACCGCGTCCTTCAATATTGGGCGGCTTGGATTCAAGCGTAACCACGTGTTCCTGACGAAGCTGCAACTCTGCGGCGTTTTCAATCGTCAAGATTCGTTCATCCACAGGGATAAAACTGGATAACACATTTAGCAATGTTGTCTTTCCAGAGCCTGTGCCGCCGGAAATTACCACGTTCAATCTCGATTCCACACACGCTTTCAAGAACTGCACGCCTTCAGCCGATAGCGATCCATACGTGATGAGTTGATCCACGGTAATTGGGTTCTTGGAAAATTTACGGATCGTCAGGACAGGTCCAACGAGCGAGATTGGGGGAATCACTGCGTTCACACGGGAGCCGTCCGGCAAACGGGCGTCGACATATGGGCTTGATTCGTCGATGCGCCTTCCCAGAGGCGCCACAATACGGTCGATGATGCGCATGACATGATCGTTGTTCTCAAAAGTGACCGGCACGCGATGAATCTTACCTTTACGCTCAATATAGAGATTTTTCGCGCCGTTCACCATCACTTCCGTAATGGTCTCATCCTCCAGTAAGGGTTGTAACGGACCAAAACCAAGGATTTCCGCCGTGATCTGCTCAAACAAACGGGCTTTTTCAGGCCGTGACAGAACGATGTTTTCTTCCGCCAAGATTTGTTCGAAGAGATCCTGGATCGTTTTGCGAACATCATCGGTCCGCGAGATATCCATGGTAGGATCGAGTTCGGATAGTAGTTTATTCTGTACGCGGGTTTTCAGGTCGAAGTATGTGCCAGCCTGCGGCGATGTGATGGGCGCGTTTACGCGCCTTGCCTGCAAGGATGCAAGTTTTGAACCATCCCCTCCCTGATTGCCGGAGGATTGTCCGCCGCCGGACGACCCCGTCTGTCCTTGTTCAATTCTTTTCAATAGAGACATATATATCTCCTATAACTCTTTGCTTATCGCCTGGCAACCCGGCCCGGTTCACCGTCAGACTCGAGTTCGGCAACACGCGCCCGGACGTTTTCAGCCAAAGAAAGAATTCCTCGGGATGCAGGCTGATTTCTGGCTTCCAAAATAAACGGGACGCCGCGATTCACCGCCTTTGTTACAACTTGTTCGTCCAGCGGGATGATCGTCGCAACAGGTTGTTTTAGGTTGTCAGCCACCCGGTCCGGCGTGATATTAATCCGTTTGTCAAAGCGGTTCATCACAAAAATGATCCGGTCGCGATCGACGCCCATGGTTTGCAGAAGATCTAAAAATAAACGACAATTCTTGATCGAAGGAATATCCTGGGAAGTGACAAGAATGATGATATCGCTAATATCAAGAATGGAAAGGACGTTGTCGGTCAGGTAGGGTGATGTATCAACCACCACATAGGGGTAAAGTTTTTGCAGATATTCGAGCACCTTAGACAACTGCTCGCCAGTCACCTTTTCGGCGTATTCAGGGCGGCTGGGTGCGGCAAGGATGTGCAACCCCGATGCCGCATGTTTCACCATGACTTCCTCAACGATCTCCGGGTCGAGTTCTTCGGCTCGCGGCGCCAGATCGGCAATGGTATTCTTACCTTGTTCATTGACAAAGACAGCGACGTCGCCAAATTGAAGATTCGCATCCACCAACGCGGCGCGAGTGTCTTCATTATTTAGGGTCAGGGCAAGATTCACGGCAATGGTAGTGCAACCGACACCGCCTTTAGGGCTGTAAATCGTTACAATTTTCCCCTTCGTGCCATACGAATAACTAGTCCCAGCCATCGATCCCATGGCAGGCGCCACTTGGACCTGGGCGGCCT contains:
- a CDS encoding type II secretion system F family protein, which produces MNPVILLGGGILLLVLLIVGAVITVISDRSLVEERLGQFLEDDKPRVEESSRGAVVSEWLNRRVAKSSWGDRVARELARADLKFKVSEYYALIFISVAALGAIGFLLQPIWISAVIGGVIGFFLPRLYVKRQQTQRLYKFNDQLSDMLNLMVNGLRAGYSTMQAMEAVSRELPAPISDEFRRLVQEIQIGIPQEKALDNMLRRIPSDDLDFVITAINVQREVGGNLSEILDTISFTIRERVRIKGEIRVLTASVRTSGTVLSLIPVFLSVALWFVSPDYLAGFFDDRGGIPQPLCGIVAVAVIVGMIALGYFIMMKIADIEV
- a CDS encoding type II secretion system F family protein — protein: MSAGLLIFGGVVVLVIIAVVVFSIRANAAAQGEADDPLQERLSEFIQRGEVASLEEIELSQNFSERVLIPAVRRLGEFSARFTPQKMIQDTARNLELAGNPWPVDAPTFLAIRFILAVLLGGFMITTVALNPAPQASNNFLYIGGALFGGFFLPHLILTRRITQRQSEVRRAMPDALDLLTICVEAGLGFDAAMAKVTEKWENELSLAFARTIREVQLGKTRREALKAMGDRLGIPEVSSFVAAIIQSEMLGVSMARVLRIQSDQMRVKRRQIAEEAAHKAPVKMIVPMALLIFPSIMIIILTPAALNIYATL
- a CDS encoding CpaF family protein, giving the protein MSLLKRIEQGQTGSSGGGQSSGNQGGDGSKLASLQARRVNAPITSPQAGTYFDLKTRVQNKLLSELDPTMDISRTDDVRKTIQDLFEQILAEENIVLSRPEKARLFEQITAEILGFGPLQPLLEDETITEVMVNGAKNLYIERKGKIHRVPVTFENNDHVMRIIDRIVAPLGRRIDESSPYVDARLPDGSRVNAVIPPISLVGPVLTIRKFSKNPITVDQLITYGSLSAEGVQFLKACVESRLNVVISGGTGSGKTTLLNVLSSFIPVDERILTIENAAELQLRQEHVVTLESKPPNIEGRGEITIRQLVINALRMRPDRIVVGEIRDEAALDMLQAMNTGHDGSMTTLHSNSPRDTLSRLETMTLMAGMELPARAIREQIASAVDVICHQERMRDGTRKVTNITEVSGMEGDVITMTDIFVFEQTGIENGQIVGRLRPTGLRPKFMDKIEASGINLPPSIFGIGERRRY
- a CDS encoding response regulator is translated as MAPGDKIKVLIVDDISETRENVRKLLQFESDVEVVGVARTGKEAIQTSLESQPDVVLMDINMPDMDGIAATEAIRAKQPAVQVVILSVQNDQNYMRRAMLAGARDFLTKPPMGDELISAIRRAGAMALSEKAKAAQVQVAPAMGSMAGTSYSYGTKGKIVTIYSPKGGVGCTTIAVNLALTLNNEDTRAALVDANLQFGDVAVFVNEQGKNTIADLAPRAEELDPEIVEEVMVKHAASGLHILAAPSRPEYAEKVTGEQLSKVLEYLQKLYPYVVVDTSPYLTDNVLSILDISDIIILVTSQDIPSIKNCRLFLDLLQTMGVDRDRIIFVMNRFDKRINITPDRVADNLKQPVATIIPLDEQVVTKAVNRGVPFILEARNQPASRGILSLAENVRARVAELESDGEPGRVARR